One Fibrobacter sp. UWH6 genomic window carries:
- the efp gene encoding elongation factor P: MGTVSTNEFRKKLKIIVDDQPYEIIENQFVKPGKGQAFNRVRIKNLVNGRTLERTWKSGDTVEEADVTFTEMTYLYNDGETWFFLDNDTQETMEIRKESMGGCEIWLLDGATVEVTWWKDPKSLATIPVEVIPPTFVDLMIIDAPPAVQGNTSGNVLRECTVETGAKVMIPLFIENNTKIRVDTRDGSYLERAK, encoded by the coding sequence ATGGGTACTGTAAGCACCAACGAATTCCGCAAGAAGCTCAAAATCATCGTCGACGATCAGCCGTACGAAATCATTGAAAACCAGTTCGTGAAGCCGGGTAAGGGCCAGGCTTTCAACCGCGTTCGTATCAAGAACCTGGTTAACGGCCGTACTCTCGAACGTACCTGGAAGAGCGGTGACACTGTTGAAGAAGCAGATGTGACCTTCACCGAAATGACTTATCTCTACAATGATGGCGAAACCTGGTTCTTCCTGGACAACGACACTCAGGAAACCATGGAAATCCGTAAGGAAAGCATGGGCGGCTGCGAAATTTGGCTCCTCGACGGTGCTACCGTTGAAGTGACCTGGTGGAAGGACCCGAAGTCTCTGGCTACCATCCCCGTCGAAGTTATTCCGCCGACCTTCGTTGACCTCATGATCATCGACGCTCCTCCGGCTGTCCAGGGCAACACCAGCGGTAACGTTCTCCGTGAATGCACCGTTGAAACTGGCGCTAAGGTCATGATTCCGCTGTTCATCGAAAACAACACCAAGATCCGCGTGGATACCCGCGACGGTTCTTATTTGGAACGTGCCAAGTAA
- a CDS encoding GspE/PulE family protein — MINGTKMNVGQLLLRQGVLDEDQLAHAMAEHKRTGLMLSKILVRLGMVSEDTLTSILGVQMQSSTKMRIGEMLIAQGYITDEQLNKALETQKTTGKRLGRTLVDLGFMPEERLIEILSRQFEVPYVKLDTFSIDSEAYTYLPEDMCKQYKVCPLYMQKGEDGMGQAHSILTLAMTDPTNMRTISIIKFKVKMDVDVVMASDADVQKAIERVYAGHGGGTEESLADLIGDSKDGEELETVERGQGNQEEELSDEEGRQVVKIVTTLIHEAIARKASDIHLEPQETFLKLRYRIDGDLQVMSPIPARLMPQILSRIKLLSKMDIAEKRRPLDGRFTVRYKGSEVDLRVSSFPISLRKRGVCEKIVMRILNPNSGQFPLKDMGFDPRVLKQFIDAINAPNGIVLVTGPTGSGKSTTLYASIGEILDSTINISTMEDPVELNIDGVNQGQINNAAGFTFAAGIRALLRQDPDVIMIGEMRDQETSSMAIEAALTGHLVFSTLHTNDAAGAFPRLLEMGLEPFLVSTAIKGVLAQRLVRRICKFCKEPYEISESLREELHLSPDMQFYHGKGCDKCDGSGYKGRAGIYEFLVPNESVRNLIIKRSSGDVIKRAAMQECGMITLRMDGISKALQGITTLEQALGASTADD; from the coding sequence ATGATAAATGGTACTAAAATGAATGTGGGTCAGCTGTTGCTGCGTCAAGGTGTGCTTGACGAAGATCAGTTGGCCCATGCCATGGCGGAACACAAACGCACTGGCCTTATGCTCAGTAAGATTCTTGTTCGACTGGGCATGGTTAGCGAAGATACGCTAACGAGCATTTTGGGTGTGCAGATGCAGTCTTCCACCAAGATGCGTATTGGTGAAATGCTGATCGCTCAAGGTTATATCACCGATGAACAGCTGAACAAGGCTCTAGAAACTCAGAAGACCACAGGTAAGCGTCTAGGTCGTACCTTGGTGGATCTGGGCTTTATGCCCGAAGAACGTCTTATTGAAATTCTTTCTAGGCAGTTCGAAGTTCCTTACGTAAAGCTGGATACGTTTAGCATTGACTCCGAGGCCTACACTTACCTGCCTGAAGATATGTGTAAGCAGTACAAGGTATGTCCTTTGTACATGCAGAAGGGTGAAGACGGAATGGGTCAGGCCCATAGCATCCTGACACTTGCTATGACGGACCCCACCAACATGCGTACCATTAGCATCATCAAGTTCAAGGTGAAGATGGACGTGGACGTGGTGATGGCTTCCGATGCCGATGTGCAGAAGGCCATCGAACGAGTCTATGCTGGCCATGGTGGCGGCACCGAAGAATCTTTGGCAGACCTTATCGGTGATTCCAAGGATGGTGAAGAACTTGAGACCGTGGAACGCGGTCAGGGCAACCAGGAAGAAGAACTGAGTGACGAAGAAGGTCGCCAGGTCGTTAAGATCGTGACCACCTTGATTCACGAAGCTATTGCCCGTAAGGCTTCCGATATTCACCTGGAACCTCAGGAAACCTTCCTGAAGCTCCGCTATCGTATTGACGGTGACCTGCAGGTCATGTCTCCTATTCCGGCTCGTCTGATGCCGCAGATTTTGTCCCGTATCAAACTGCTTTCCAAGATGGATATTGCTGAAAAGCGTAGACCCTTGGATGGTCGTTTTACGGTGCGATACAAGGGTTCTGAAGTTGACCTTCGTGTGTCTTCATTCCCCATCTCTCTCCGTAAGCGCGGTGTCTGCGAAAAGATCGTTATGCGTATCTTGAACCCCAACTCCGGTCAGTTCCCGCTGAAGGATATGGGCTTCGATCCTCGCGTGCTCAAGCAGTTTATCGACGCTATTAACGCTCCTAACGGCATTGTGCTTGTTACTGGTCCTACGGGTTCCGGTAAGTCTACTACGCTTTACGCATCTATTGGTGAAATTCTTGATAGTACTATTAACATTTCTACCATGGAAGACCCTGTGGAATTGAATATCGACGGCGTCAACCAGGGGCAGATCAACAATGCGGCCGGGTTTACGTTTGCCGCGGGCATTCGTGCCTTGCTCCGTCAGGACCCTGACGTGATCATGATCGGTGAAATGCGTGACCAGGAAACTTCTTCAATGGCTATCGAAGCCGCATTGACGGGTCACTTGGTCTTTAGTACGTTGCATACAAACGATGCTGCTGGTGCATTCCCCCGTTTGCTGGAAATGGGACTGGAACCCTTCCTTGTGTCTACCGCTATCAAGGGCGTGTTGGCTCAGCGACTTGTGCGTCGTATCTGTAAGTTCTGTAAGGAACCGTATGAAATTTCCGAATCCCTCCGCGAAGAATTGCACTTGTCTCCGGATATGCAGTTCTATCATGGTAAGGGTTGCGATAAGTGCGACGGTTCTGGTTACAAGGGTCGTGCGGGTATCTATGAATTCCTGGTGCCTAACGAATCTGTTCGTAACTTGATCATCAAACGTTCTTCCGGTGACGTGATTAAGCGCGCCGCTATGCAGGAATGCGGAATGATTACGCTTCGTATGGATGGTATTTCCAAGGCTCTGCAGGGTATTACAACTCTGGAACAGGCTCTGGGTGCATCTACTGCCGACGATTAA
- the thiL gene encoding thiamine-phosphate kinase — MLDLGEFRFIDALLKDAAPLEERSPGSRTWLGVGDDAAILDGWLATKDLSVENTHFRLDWSTPEQAVEKHIVSNVSDISAMGGRPRIALLGLCLNRHWSDEIKTRVRVALAEGFAKRGITLIGGDTVSGEEGVFSTTLLGELAGSKPLLRSAVQPGDNLYVNGTLGKSAAGLWLLMNHPEDREKFRSLVEYHLAPRICERAGAELVGLLNGASCACMDISDGLSSELNHLALASRVSIEIDELSLPIDPEVVKMADCYGVNPLDLVLNGGEEYQLLFANSSPISIFNGYNDGLGKVYRIGVAREWSGNDNVCMLCKNGAKMPVKPQAWSHL, encoded by the coding sequence ATGCTCGATCTTGGTGAATTTCGTTTTATTGACGCTCTTTTGAAGGATGCCGCCCCCCTGGAGGAACGTTCTCCCGGTAGCCGTACTTGGCTCGGGGTGGGGGATGATGCCGCCATTCTTGACGGATGGCTTGCTACCAAGGACCTTTCCGTTGAAAACACCCATTTCCGTCTTGATTGGTCGACGCCGGAACAGGCTGTAGAAAAGCATATCGTTTCAAATGTTTCGGATATTTCCGCCATGGGCGGGCGTCCCCGTATCGCCTTGCTGGGGCTTTGCCTGAATCGTCATTGGTCTGACGAAATCAAGACTAGAGTGCGTGTCGCCCTGGCCGAGGGTTTTGCCAAACGTGGAATTACCTTGATCGGGGGTGATACCGTTTCTGGCGAAGAGGGGGTGTTCTCCACAACACTTCTCGGCGAATTGGCCGGAAGTAAACCTCTTCTACGCTCGGCGGTACAGCCTGGAGATAACTTGTATGTAAACGGAACTCTGGGCAAATCTGCTGCGGGGCTCTGGCTTTTGATGAATCATCCGGAAGACCGCGAAAAATTCCGATCCCTGGTGGAGTATCATCTGGCTCCCCGTATTTGCGAGAGGGCGGGGGCTGAGTTGGTAGGTCTACTGAACGGTGCGTCTTGTGCCTGTATGGATATTAGCGATGGGCTTTCTTCGGAATTGAATCACCTGGCATTGGCTTCCAGGGTGTCTATTGAAATTGACGAACTTTCCCTGCCAATTGATCCTGAAGTGGTGAAAATGGCTGATTGTTATGGTGTGAACCCTCTGGATTTAGTCCTGAATGGAGGGGAAGAATACCAGTTGTTGTTTGCCAATTCCAGCCCAATAAGTATATTTAATGGATATAATGATGGATTAGGCAAGGTCTACAGGATTGGTGTTGCCCGTGAATGGTCCGGGAATGACAATGTCTGCATGCTTTGCAAGAATGGAGCTAAAATGCCTGTTAAACCGCAGGCTTGGTCGCATTTATGA
- a CDS encoding KamA family radical SAM protein produces MEHPAFVFTQISDFLDYLGLDFATLIANTPYLANLDHAPSFPFCCSRHYADLIKNAKEPAALLREVLPTKEEYADIPGFVMDPVGDLDAGKSECVIQKYDRRALIVTTATCGVRCRFCFRRNYPFQGSPNIAAEVGSWLDTHTDIWEVILSGGDPMMLSPKSFEALVESIADHSSVTTLRIHSRLPVMRPDLVQQHFEFLRDLPARFDCVLVSHVDHPDELDESSMEIFGQLRYSGWTLLNQSVLLKGVNDNADTLTKLSRKLFEQGVLPYYLHQLDHAKGVAHYEVSDEKAKALIEEIRTKLPGYLVPRLVREIAGEKSKTPV; encoded by the coding sequence ATGGAACACCCCGCTTTTGTATTCACACAAATTTCTGACTTTTTGGACTATTTAGGCCTGGATTTTGCGACTTTGATTGCAAATACGCCCTATCTGGCCAACTTGGACCACGCCCCCTCGTTCCCTTTCTGCTGTTCCAGGCATTACGCAGACCTGATCAAGAACGCCAAGGAACCGGCGGCCCTATTGCGGGAAGTGCTCCCCACGAAAGAGGAATATGCCGACATTCCCGGCTTCGTCATGGACCCAGTCGGCGACTTGGACGCAGGCAAGAGCGAATGCGTCATCCAGAAATACGACCGCAGAGCCCTTATCGTAACGACCGCCACTTGTGGTGTCCGCTGCAGGTTCTGCTTCCGCAGGAACTACCCCTTCCAAGGTTCTCCGAATATTGCAGCCGAGGTCGGCTCCTGGCTGGACACACACACCGATATCTGGGAAGTGATTTTGTCTGGAGGCGACCCAATGATGCTGAGCCCCAAATCATTCGAGGCCCTGGTCGAGTCCATCGCAGACCACTCCAGCGTAACAACATTACGCATCCACAGCCGTCTGCCCGTAATGCGCCCCGACCTGGTGCAGCAGCACTTCGAATTCCTGCGAGACCTCCCCGCCCGATTTGACTGCGTGCTGGTAAGCCATGTGGACCATCCCGACGAACTGGACGAAAGCAGCATGGAAATTTTCGGTCAGCTGAGATACAGCGGTTGGACGCTGCTGAACCAGAGCGTTCTGCTGAAGGGCGTAAACGACAACGCGGACACCCTGACCAAGCTTTCACGTAAGCTCTTTGAGCAGGGCGTCCTCCCCTACTACCTGCACCAGCTGGACCACGCCAAGGGCGTTGCCCACTACGAAGTCAGCGACGAAAAGGCAAAGGCCCTTATCGAAGAAATCCGCACCAAGCTTCCTGGCTATCTGGTGCCTCGCCTGGTTCGCGAAATCGCCGGCGAAAAAAGCAAGACGCCGGTGTAA